Proteins encoded together in one Marinobacter sp. Arc7-DN-1 window:
- a CDS encoding TVP38/TMEM64 family protein codes for MSDWKKSPFLWMAASIAGVGLVVGLLYALGVHKQVVDLLRWFDAQGLWAAVLFIGIMVLAMVFLFPGILLTTGAGFVFGVLEGTTYVVIGTTLGAAAAFLIARHFLGEHAHVYIRNRARLSMVSNEMAPHGWKIVLLTRLIPFFPGKLSNFLFGLTNFSFGGFVAGTFFGVIPFSLHNVYLGSLAADLSTLGMRESGRTPLEWAIYGAGFAGTVLAVVFLNRLARRALARYKVETEPTDRETKQ; via the coding sequence ATGAGTGACTGGAAGAAATCGCCGTTTCTGTGGATGGCGGCCAGCATCGCCGGAGTCGGATTGGTTGTTGGTCTGCTCTACGCGCTGGGCGTTCACAAGCAGGTCGTGGACCTGCTGCGCTGGTTTGATGCCCAGGGGCTCTGGGCGGCGGTTTTGTTCATCGGCATCATGGTGCTCGCCATGGTGTTCCTGTTCCCGGGCATACTGCTGACAACCGGCGCCGGTTTCGTCTTCGGTGTGCTTGAGGGCACCACCTATGTGGTGATCGGCACCACACTGGGGGCGGCGGCCGCTTTCCTGATTGCGAGGCACTTTCTCGGTGAGCACGCCCATGTGTATATCCGCAATCGCGCACGGCTTTCCATGGTGAGCAACGAGATGGCGCCCCATGGCTGGAAAATCGTGTTGCTGACGCGTCTGATCCCCTTCTTTCCGGGAAAACTTTCCAACTTTCTGTTCGGTCTCACCAATTTCTCGTTTGGTGGCTTCGTTGCGGGCACATTTTTTGGTGTTATTCCGTTCTCGCTTCACAACGTGTATCTGGGCTCACTGGCGGCGGATCTGTCGACTCTGGGAATGAGGGAGTCCGGCCGAACGCCTCTTGAGTGGGCTATTTACGGTGCCGGTTTCGCAGGTACGGTATTGGCGGTGGTGTTTCTCAATCGCCTCGCCCGGCGGGCACTGGCCCGGTACAAAGTCGAGACCGAGCCAACGGACCGGGAGACGAAGCAATGA
- a CDS encoding TIGR02647 family protein, which yields MPFSVDHLAELNLLGRFPSTSNQEGLKVHAHSAAPEMVRAAENLYSKGLISQRDGGYLTPLGAEAVELTQKLQSILSTP from the coding sequence ATGCCATTCTCTGTTGATCATCTCGCGGAACTCAATCTTCTGGGTCGGTTCCCGTCCACCTCGAACCAGGAAGGGCTGAAGGTGCATGCCCACTCGGCGGCTCCGGAAATGGTGAGGGCCGCGGAGAACCTGTATTCCAAGGGACTGATCAGCCAGAGGGATGGCGGCTACCTGACGCCACTCGGGGCGGAAGCGGTGGAGCTGACCCAGAAACTTCAGTCGATACTCAGTACTCCCTGA
- a CDS encoding shikimate kinase, with protein MDNQTNTRNLVLIGMPGSGKSTVGVLLAKRLGLGFIDTDLLIQEDAGRTLQEIIDQDGYEALRHIEEQVLLKLDVQHKVISTGGSAVYSARAMAHLKANGTVVFLDIPLDLVMDRIGDHSMRGISRRPDQSLEALFEERFALYSRYADLIVKGAGLNQDEVCDAVVQRLFSGQP; from the coding sequence ATGGATAACCAGACCAACACCCGAAACCTTGTTCTTATCGGCATGCCCGGTAGCGGCAAGAGCACCGTTGGGGTGTTGCTGGCCAAGCGACTGGGACTGGGGTTCATCGATACCGATCTGCTCATCCAGGAAGACGCCGGGCGCACCCTGCAGGAAATTATAGACCAGGATGGCTATGAAGCCCTGCGCCACATCGAGGAGCAGGTGTTGCTCAAGCTGGATGTTCAGCACAAAGTGATCAGCACCGGCGGCAGTGCAGTCTACAGCGCCCGTGCCATGGCGCACCTCAAGGCGAACGGGACAGTGGTCTTTCTGGATATACCGCTGGATCTGGTCATGGACCGAATCGGTGATCACAGCATGCGGGGCATTTCCCGGCGGCCGGATCAGTCCCTGGAGGCGTTGTTTGAAGAGCGGTTTGCCTTGTACTCCCGCTACGCGGACCTGATTGTGAAAGGCGCAGGGCTGAATCAGGATGAGGTCTGCGACGCCGTCGTGCAGAGGCTTTTTTCAGGTCAGCCGTGA